The genome window AGAAAATATACTTCAAGCCCCATTTCACATGTTGCTTTCTAGGGAGGCAAATTGCACCCAGTAACTCCTTTCTCTACTATTTCAGATAGATGATCCAGAAAATGACCTGCATGAGATGGTGCATGAAGCCGACGTCATTGGCACTGTGGCCAGCCTTGGTGCAAATCAAGCCCTGACCTCAGACTACGTGGGCTCCGGTTATGAGAGAGGGCTGCTCAATCCCAGCTTGCTCCATGAGGAGGATTTCCAGATGGCCACGTACACACTCACAAACGCTGTCCCTCTGAGCCCATCTCTGAGCAAAAGTTGGCACAGAGATATCAGGAGGGTAGTGGAGCAAGCTCTGGTCCCTCACTGCTCCAGGAAGGATCATCTGTATCTCCTTGCAGGCGCAATTCCTTCCAGTGTCCGAGTTAAAGGCAAGGTGTCGGTGCCAGAGAGCCTctggctggcagcctgctgcGATGGTCCAGAGGGATGGTCCCTGGGActagtgaaaaaaatgaatgatgaAAACAGCCTGGTGGACCTCATGGTGggagagctggagaagcagcatctATCAGGAGTTCACTTGTTCAAAGGCAGCTGTGGGAAAGACAAGCAAAGCCAAGAGAAAATAGAAGCAATACTACAAGCTCTCAGTCAGATCCGCTCTGGAGATCAAGCAGGAACAAGTGACAACCAGGAGGCCCAAGACAGCGGCTTGGTGAGAAGAGTGGCTGGCATCATTGCTACCCCTTTTATCAAACTTCTGGAACTCCTCATCTACGTGTTTGTGGAGCTGGTgaaatttgtgttttatttcctgtggCTTGTTATCAAGCGGGTTGGTGGTACAGTTCTGGATGGAGTCTACAGCCTGTGGAATGGGGTGGTGTCCTACCTTAAAGCCATCAGCATGGTGCTCATCAGCATCCCCTATGATGTGGGGAGGGTCATTATCAACATCTTCCTGGGCTTCCTGCAAATTGTTCAAGATGTGGCAACCCTAACCTACAGGATTCTGCGCATCCCTGTGGAGTTTGTCCTTCACCTGGCTGCTTTCCCTTACCACTCCATCTGCGCCATTCCC of Falco cherrug isolate bFalChe1 chromosome 2, bFalChe1.pri, whole genome shotgun sequence contains these proteins:
- the ENDOD1 gene encoding endonuclease domain-containing 1 protein isoform X2, encoding MFFSGQVPPEGFTEPFHVKICQQYNKKPRFATLYSTKDKIPLYSAFKYTKPGQNEEENWLVEPQIDDPENDLHEMVHEADVIGTVASLGANQALTSDYVGSGYERGLLNPSLLHEEDFQMATYTLTNAVPLSPSLSKSWHRDIRRVVEQALVPHCSRKDHLYLLAGAIPSSVRVKGKVSVPESLWLAACCDGPEGWSLGLVKKMNDENSLVDLMVGELEKQHLSGVHLFKGSCGKDKQSQEKIEAILQALSQIRSGDQAGTSDNQEAQDSGLVRRVAGIIATPFIKLLELLIYVFVELVKFVFYFLWLVIKRVGGTVLDGVYSLWNGVVSYLKAISMVLISIPYDVGRVIINIFLGFLQIVQDVATLTYRILRIPVEFVLHLAAFPYHSICAIPSVLKDLAMGIGGTFSLVIDATAALLHGFYYLAGHIVKRFVPKGSSDD
- the ENDOD1 gene encoding endonuclease domain-containing 1 protein isoform X3 encodes the protein MENSGVAFSVLTCEGLYELPCVFIWLMATSGQMTKIDDPENDLHEMVHEADVIGTVASLGANQALTSDYVGSGYERGLLNPSLLHEEDFQMATYTLTNAVPLSPSLSKSWHRDIRRVVEQALVPHCSRKDHLYLLAGAIPSSVRVKGKVSVPESLWLAACCDGPEGWSLGLVKKMNDENSLVDLMVGELEKQHLSGVHLFKGSCGKDKQSQEKIEAILQALSQIRSGDQAGTSDNQEAQDSGLVRRVAGIIATPFIKLLELLIYVFVELVKFVFYFLWLVIKRVGGTVLDGVYSLWNGVVSYLKAISMVLISIPYDVGRVIINIFLGFLQIVQDVATLTYRILRIPVEFVLHLAAFPYHSICAIPSVLKDLAMGIGGTFSLVIDATAALLHGFYYLAGHIVKRFVPKGSSDD
- the ENDOD1 gene encoding endonuclease domain-containing 1 protein isoform X1, producing METSIVFLLCISVFPGFSQGRVVGEDETGFAECNMFFSGQVPPEGFTEPFHVKICQQYNKKPRFATLYSTKDKIPLYSAFKYTKPGQNEEENWLVEPQIDDPENDLHEMVHEADVIGTVASLGANQALTSDYVGSGYERGLLNPSLLHEEDFQMATYTLTNAVPLSPSLSKSWHRDIRRVVEQALVPHCSRKDHLYLLAGAIPSSVRVKGKVSVPESLWLAACCDGPEGWSLGLVKKMNDENSLVDLMVGELEKQHLSGVHLFKGSCGKDKQSQEKIEAILQALSQIRSGDQAGTSDNQEAQDSGLVRRVAGIIATPFIKLLELLIYVFVELVKFVFYFLWLVIKRVGGTVLDGVYSLWNGVVSYLKAISMVLISIPYDVGRVIINIFLGFLQIVQDVATLTYRILRIPVEFVLHLAAFPYHSICAIPSVLKDLAMGIGGTFSLVIDATAALLHGFYYLAGHIVKRFVPKGSSDD